AAGACTGAATTACCATTGACAGTCTGTGACATTTGATCAAAGTTTTTCCATGAAAAGGTCTGCTGGCAGACTAATGGAAACAGTGCTCCATACATACACCTGCAGAAGAAATGCTGCAACATTCTGAGGCAATGACAAAGGTCAAACACTCAAAAGTTACAATTATTGTGCaataatgtttcattttcagttttatttattaatcCCTCAGTTTTTATGTGACAGGCAGTAAGTCTCAGTTGACCCAGTTTCTGAGATAAACAGGCTGGACAGTGACATGTCCAGGCTTTCTGGCTTGGGGTGGAACACGTGGGGCACTGAACCACCAGTGCATGCTTGTATTTTGTATACTATATCAAGCTTTTTGGTTAGACACTGGATTTGTAATGCTAGTCTTGCCCTTTCAACAATGCAGCCACCTGGTCACTGGTGGGAGGCCAGTGAGGGATCATTTCCTACCAACTACTACCAGTTGGTGAGGCAGTTGGGATCTCCAGTTGGGAGCACTCAGTAAGAGTCAATATTCCTGTGATCCCTCACCAGCTTCTCACCTGTAAACACTGAAACTTGAACCAAAGTCTCTGCTGTGAGGGACAAGTActcactttttcttttgtatCACTTCACCTTGtcacaagacaaacacacctATGACACTCCATTGGAGGTTTCAGAGGCATTTGGCAGTGCAATCAAAGACAGCCTCACCACCTTAGAGCCAGTTGGTAAGTTTCTGGATGTAACCTTATTTGTAGTATTATTTAATATCAATGCAAATGAGTGATGATTTAATAATTTTTACTACTTCTTAGTGACCATTGAAATTCAGTCCTCTTTATGATGACATAATACCTAATCTGTATGTTGTAATTTAAAAAGAGTATCAATgtgtctttccctctctttccgtccattaaaaaataacatttgaatATGGCAGATTACACAGAGGACGGGAGAAAAATCAGGATTTCAAACAATGGGACACTTAACATCTATATCGCAGTGGATATTTCTGAGAGCATCGAAGAGGAACACATAAATCATGCAAGGCATGCCATCTCAAAACTTATTACAAAGGTAAGAAACAAGCAACTTTCCTCTTTatcaaaaagggaaaaggagcaAGAACACTGCAGAACAGTTTTATCAAAATGATGTAACAGTAGGTGGTAAAAGTTTATAGTGCTCTTTTAATGGAGAGGGTGATTGCACTACAGAATTTCCTCACTTACAATATGCTGACTTTGCAAACAGTCAGCAACACTGTGCTGGGACTGGAGATGCAACATTGTTTTTGCTGATTGTGAGTCAGTTTAAAGGATGCTTATGGGATGAAAGTACTGACTGCAGTTGATGGATACTGGCAATAAATGTGCTGAGATTGAATATTTTACAGATATAGCAATCAGTGTGACCAGCCTGAACGTTTGACCAATCACTTAATTTTACCGTGTAAGGaataaaatgttaaagaaaTTTCAAGTATTGCTCAGAAGCATTTCTCTCCCCAAATactcaacaaagacaaagatttTGTGATTAAAAGttgcattttgaaaaacaaaaaaatcataaCTTTATGAAATGCTGACTGAAAGTAACAGGTCTTAATTTGAAACAACTATTTTGAAAGAAATATAACTGCAATGAAATCAGAACAATCAAATAATTTGCAATAGTGTCTATTTGTGTGAGAAGAAGCAGGAAGAAATGGGTATTTAAAAATGTACAGGATTATTTCACTGTCCCTTTGGGTCCCCATGCATCTGCAACACACAGTTTTTACATATTTCACACCAtcttaaatgtttgttttggtcagactttattttgtcatttcttatGATTGGAAGGTACCTTATTTGCAGCATAATTTGGTAACTAACTCCAGAGTAACTCTAGTATATTTGGGGTCTAATATGGCACTATTTGTGGTTTCTAATTGCATTAGGTGTATGGTGTCTAATTAGGGTAATTGCGTTTGGCTTGCTGTCAATGCACACTATGGGATTCTCTTCctaatgataaataaatgtattactTTCCAAAATAACAACCATTAGCAGTTTGATACGTGAGGAGGCGTTGCGTTAGCAAAAGATTTCACAGCAGTTCTTTAAGTCAGTATAGGTTTACAATTAATTTACTTGTCGTATttaattgatttgtttcatgTCACTGGGTGAGACCACGACAGTACAGGCAGACAGGAATATTTCCATGATTCATTGACAAAATAGAAGTACATGAGCTTCTCATGCTCAAAACAGGCACAGGTTAAAACCAGGAAGgcttttcaaacacacaaagctgttaGGCAAAATAGTCAGCAGAGGTCAGGCAGAGGTCAGGCAGACAGGTCAAGGTGTCAGGGTAAAGGGTTCAGGTCTGCTACCTGAAGCTGCACAGGATCATGGGTACAGGGTATAGGGATCAGAGGTTCAAAAGCAATGGCACAAAGCAGCAAAGACAGTCTGGAAACTGACTGGTGAGCAGGGGCTGGTACTGCAGGGCTGATGAGGgacactggaaacaggtggGCAGGGAAGGTCAGGTGATGGGAATGGATGGGAAGGGTATGCTATAGGCCAGAAGGAGGCAAAATGTGACCCTTTGTGTCTCCACAGATTTCATCCTTTACCGTGTCTCCAAACTATGAAATCGTCTTTTTCTCCTGTGAGATATTTGAAGTTGTcaacattttggattttttcgataacaaaataaaactgagcaCCATCAAGGATGAACTGGAAAACTTTCAAACAGATGGTGAGTCAAACAGATCAGAGATTCTGTTGGgaatacagtaaaataatacTGTCTTAACACACAACTTGATCCAAGTtttaccgtgtgtgtgtgtgtgtgtgtgtgtgtgtgttgactcaAGGCAAACACACTCTCGGAACAGATCTGAACAGTGTTTTCCGGACCTTCTTGGAGCGAATGGCTATTATAAGGCATCGAGTTGGAGAGGAGGCTTTTAAGGAACACCGTCATGTCCTTATCCTTTTTACAGATGGTAATTTCAGCCACTTGTATTTAAACTTGTGTATTTAAAGGACTTACTTCAGCCGTGAAGTTTCAAGTAGGAGCGTTGCCATCCAAGCTAAATGCGGCAAGGGCGAATTTTTCATGACGTAAACAAACGTCCACTGCTCTTCTGAGGAGATGAAACATCGGGTCACAAACATAAATGCTGCAGTTCTGccacattttctacatttttttgcCAACAGTTAATCAACACATTTCCTTGCAGGTGCTTACACGTTAGGTGGTTCACCTGCATCCACTGTGGCAAAAATAAAGAACTTCGTATACATGGACCAAGCCAGTGAGAGTGGCATTGAATCAAGAGAAGAATATCTTGGTGAGTTTTACGTCTAATTTGTTGTACAGGTTTCTGCTGCTATGCTGATTTTCATCATTCGGCCTTGTTGCTGTCACATGCTGTATTGTCAGTAACATCTCATTCTTACACAATAAGGCCTAGCTTGAGCAACAgaatgtgttttaatgcaaCAACGTGAGTCTAATTTATCTCACCACTTTTCAACCTGCTACAGACATTTATATTTTTGCCATTGGAGCTGAGATCTTTGATAACGACCTGCAGCCTCTCACAGTGGGGACCGGTGGCAGTCATTACTTCAGAATGAAGAACATTGAAAATTTACAAGAGACCTTTGATGAGATAATTGGTAAGTCGTCTTTGAAAATGAAGGAATCTGGTAATACAGTTCACTTCGAAgcaccatgacctggatgaatgagaatcttcacagatgTGTTAGCATTATCATGTGAGCATGTTGCCACGCTAATATTAACACTTAGCTCAAAACACCGCTGTGCATAAAGAGGCAAtcagctgctagcatggctggaGATCCTCATTACTTTTGTGCACAAATTTTGCAGGGGCAACGTTACGGAAGCTGAGAACAGCCATTCTTGCAATTATTTAGGCATTATTGAGGTTTAATGcatatatgttgttttggatTAACACATCTGTTAAAGGAGTCGTTGATATTATATAATGTAATGGGTTATTGGACAATAAACTCCAAATTGCTTCTAATGTACAATATGTGTTtggaaaaagacatttgaaaaattACTAGAATGTTGTTTCAATGTTGGGCCTTTACTCAATATTGATCCGTATCTCTATAGCATGCACGTATTTGCATTCATGAAATTCATGATCAGCTTTGAATTTGCTGGGGTTTTTTATGCAGATGAAGAAGCAGTTAAGGGTCTATGTGGTCTTCATAAGGGGTATgaaacagccagcagagacagcaagagGAAAATGTATCCATGGATGGCATTCATTATCATCCAGGTGAGtgtttccacatttcttttATCTTCATAATAGTAGGTTTGCAAAGCCAACATATGGATCTCATATGTCAGCCTTGCAATTTGAGAATAAACAAAACCTCCATTTCTTTCACTTGGCCACAATCAGTAGAATCAGAGGAATACTTTTCCATCGaggaaaatcactttttttattCTGAGCTGACCTTTTGATGTAAGATTTGACAAGAAATATTCCTTATTATTTCCTTATTATCCACCATCATTGCCATGTTGTTCTTGCTTCTGTGTGTGACATAACTAATAAACTCTATTATATTTATTCACCATTCAAAACTTAAGAGTGGAGCATTTTCAAAGAAGTGCTTCGGCTCTCTGGTGAGCCCTCAGTTTGTCTTGACTGCCGCTCACTGCTTTGCATTTGGAGATTTACCTGAGCACATCACAGTGGAGATTGATGATGGACAGGGCAAAGGTAAtgataaatgtttatttaatgcaTCTTTCTTCATTTGCCTCAACGTGACATACTGGCATTTTAGCAGTTCACAAAAATAAGTGTTACAGTGTCCAATTATTTGCTTTggtttttatttgcttttgtcGTTTCAAAGTTTGCTATAGTCAAGCATTTCGATTTCCAACATAAGTTTTTCTGCTATCCATCATAATTGCAGTAACAACAATACTATTTAACCTTGattgtgttttacagtgaaaaaagttaaaaatttCTTTATACACCCAAACTACAATGTAAATGCTAAAGTAAATGAGGGTGTGAAGGAGTTCTACGACTATAATGTGGCTCTCATCCAGCTGGAGAGAGATGTTCAGATCTCCAGTGCCGTCAGGTGAGCACTGTCTTTGTACTTGGATTTGATGTGACATTATCTGTCCTTGCTTGGTGATATAGTCCCAGTTAATGTTTAATCGGTTTAATCATGCCGATGCCGTGCTGCCATCATCTAAATCATGGAAAAAAAGTTTGCTGACAATAatattttgtcagtgtttttgtgagCAAAATTAACACtattgcacacatgcacacatgcaaaagcCTTTAAACAGATGGATAAAGGCCTCAGAATTAGTAGGTTGTAGACTTTATAAACGAAGGCTAAAAATGACCAGAAACCATAAAACCTATTGTGATGGAGGCTGAGAAGGTGAAAAAATGGAGGTCAGGCAGCTGCCTGTGCTTGAAAAACTGTTACATTTGTGATACTGTGTTTTTAGAAAGAAATATTCTGTGTTAAATCTTATTCACTTGGACCATCATTCTCTCCATGTTATATTGTTTTTTGGTGTCTGGTTCAGGCCCATTTGTATACCTTGCACCCAGGAGACCAGCAATGCTCTAAAACTGGTTGGAGATTCCACCTGCAAGCAACAAGGTGAGACAACTCTTCCAACACCGTTACACAACCTGGTCTTCATAAATACTGTTTAAAAATTCCTGCAAGTTCAGTCTTGATCTGATGGGTCCTGCTAAAGGAGCCACAACTGACAATTCGCCCTGCAGTCCTTAGTTACTGTTCCTATGCCTGTCAAGCTTTATTAGTCATTTTTGAAACAGTAAGTCCTTGATTTCAGCAGAGGTAGACACAAGCAGGCTAATGTCAgctaactctctctctctctctatttaaaatgtatttgaaatagGCAAACAAATGATTTACGAGTAACTTCGATGggaaataaaataatgacagaACATAATATATCATTAAATATtacacaaaatgtatttatgtattggGATAGTGACAAATTCATTAATACATAGAGTaataaatataattaataacaaaaatgaataaatacatcaTTTTGTATTGATAGAAAGAATCGTGTTATTAAAATGATATATAGATGAATATGATATTGTCAATGATTCATTCTACATTACAAATGCTTCATACAGATGAATTACAGTTGGTGACAAATACATATATACAATTACCTTTAAAATGTCTTAAACCTTAAACTAAAATATCTCCAGATCCTCAGGTACAATTTACTGCATTTCTGTGATCTTTAAATACAGAGCAGCTCCTGTTCAAGAATTATCTTGAAAAACTCACTTTCCTGACCAGAACAGGCAACGTGGTAAATGAAAAAGATGTCCACGCTAAGCTTGGTGATAACGTGAGTTTTAAATTATTGAACTAtatgttgtgcatgtgtgggtgatGTGGGGTGagtggtgggtgggggggggggggggggtcatgtTTTCCTGAAAGTCACCCTGAGCTGTGGTTCTTCTTTCAACTTAATCATTGCAGAGAGATGATTGCATCAAACACGCACTACAGGCGGAAGGCATAACGACAAAAAATGTAAAGGATGTTGTGACTGATAACTTCCTGTGCACTGGTGGTCGGACTCCTTTCAGAGATCATATAGCATGTACAGGTACGTTCCCTCGATTACATGTATAAAAGTTAACTTCAAATTACATCTAGATGCATTACAGAGGCATCCATACTGTGTCTTTGTCTGATCTGAGATGAGTAAGGGGATGAAAAAATGTCCCTGATTATCCCTGTAAATATGCAAACGCACACATCAGCCTGTTGAGCCTCCGTTATCAAGTAACACACagttcttgttttttgtgtctgaTCAGTAACTGAGGCCCATTATTTTgggtgtaactgtgtgtgtgtgtgtgtgtgtgtgtgtgtgtgtgtgtgtgtgtgtgtgtgtgtgtgtgtgtgtgtgtgtgtgtgtgtgtgtgtgcatttgtgtgtgtgcatttggacAGGTGACTCTGGAGGCGCTGTGTTCAAGAACTATGAGCATCGTACAATACAGGTAAACAGCCTTCTCTTCCAGCAGTGTATCACTAAagagtagcagtagtagtaacCGTCTTTTTCTGTCACAGGTTGCATTGGTCAGCTGGGGAACCAAGATTATGTGCAGGGCAGGTGGTCTTGTTGAATCAGATGACACCTCCAGAGATTTCCATATTAATCTTTTCAGAGTTATCCCTTTCCTCAAATCTATCCTTGGAAATGACAACCAGGATGAATATGCACCACTTCAGTTCTTGGAAAGCTAAATACGTTTATTTACAGGAATTTGTGTAACAGTGGCTGATGTTATTTTTCTGATCGATGCACGGATGACTGAACTCGTCCAAtcactcagttttgttttttttttccatgtgagaagttaaaagtaaaaatgtcaaaagtaaaaaatataaacacaacatcatATTATGTCCTTGTTTCAGGTAATCATCATTTTAAATATCCTAAACATACCATGTTGTTAGAATTTCTGTGTCAGGACAGTCAGAATAATAATTTAGACttggttttcttgttttcaATTGATCATGTACTAACTTTGATCATCTGATGGAGCTGAAGTTGGTTCAGTTCAGGTGCAGACCTGCTTGAAGCTTGTTTCTAGCCTAACCTTTTCTTTTGGCGACTTATGGATTTACAATATTCTTATAAAGACGAagtggttttcttttgttttttgtttgtttttcattattatatATACGTTTCTTTCCTGACTTTAGGGACTGTAGTGCAAATATATAAAATCagcaataaacaatatatacaatgaaaTTTACCATGCACAGGTATTCATGTTGACAGTGACACTGAGTGAAGAATGTACGTGGTCATGACctgcagtgatgcttcctgCCAGTTTCCTCAGTCTGGAGATGTGTAAGTCAGGTTGGCACCAATGATTTTCTCAGCAGTGCTTATAGTCCGTTGCAGTCTGCTCTTGTCCTCTTTGGTGGCAGaccaaaccaaacactgatGGATGTATATAGACCAGACTGGATTATTCCTTTGTAGAACTGGATCAGCAACTGTTGAGGCAGGTTGAACTTGCTGACTGAAgcaggaagtacatcctctgttGCACCTTCTTGGTGATTGAGGCTATGTTTGAAATCCACCTTAGGTCCTGGGAGATAGAGGATCCGAGAAACCTGAAGGCAAGTCCAAAGTGTTAAACATAAAGGCACTGCACACCAACCCAGGTGTTTTCAATTCTACAGACAACTGTGAAGTGGAGAGACTTTTCAGTGTAAAGCAGGAGACGTCTTGTGTCCAGGAGTTAAACTGTTGAAACAATATTTTCGTATTCAGAGTCTGGATTTTTCAATAAGAGAGATGACCGAATAATGACTGAAAGGCAGCAACAGGAGAGTGAACGAGTCTGTACATGCTCACAGGAGGAGCTCCAAttagacaaaataaataacaccTGAGGGAGTGTCTTTGTTGTGTAGGTGCTTTCATATGGAATCTTACTTTGAAAGTCATCTGTGTTCATGTAGACCTGAAGTCGTCCTGTCAGCTCATCAGATTTTATGAAAAATCGGtttcaaacatcagcagcatcacttCAAATCTTATTTCTTGTCTGCCTGATTCTGGACCTCAACACTGGTCATTTCCAGGTCCAGCCATGGCTTTCACGACCTCACATCTGAGTGCCACCCCCACCACCAGCCAAGCCCCTCCTCCTGAAGATGATAAGGACTCATTGTTTAAACAGTCCATAACCATACATAACAGGATCCATCAGTTGGAATTTAACCTGAAATTAATGTTTCTGTCGACAGTTTGTACAATCATGTGAGGAGCCGTTGACTTAGATCTCAACTCAACTACAATATCATTACAAACCCTTCTCATATTCACTACAAATTGTTGTCATAATATGAATATCTAATCTAATATCTAATATGAAGCATGGACACAAGGGATCCATTGATTTCTACTGTAAATGACAAGTGCGTATATATACTGCTCAGCAAATAGGAGCGTTTTAAACAAGAGATCTTTGTTTTAGCCCCTGCTGTTTCATTGTCTAAATATTTCACACAaagaagcttttattttggcagGTATATTGGAAGAATTGGGCTACCCTCATGTCAAACCCCAAAAATACTGAGACAGCGGTCATCTTCATTATATGCACGATTTATCACAGAACATTCAGCTCACAAAGTTGTTTCTTCAATAATTTATTCAAGACTTTGGACCGTATCATGTCAAACACAATAAGAACAAACCAGTCTTTTCAAGAGGCAGAGCACTTGCTTCCATCCTATGTGTGCCTACCTTTGacaactaaactaaactaaacctAAAGACTAAAAAAGCAAGGGCTTAATCTACGTTTTCAAAAACATCCGCCCTCCTGACGTCTGACTGGTTAACTGCTTCTCGCAAGGATAGAAGTACAAcaaaacacgcacgcacgcacacttgAGGAGAACAGcagaacacatttaaaatatcaaaagaaCACATAAGTATATACAGGGTCTCCCTCCAGTGCTTGCAGAGGCTGCTCATGTGGCCTTCTGAGTGCTGATGATGTCCCCGAGCTTCTGTTTTATCTTCACAAAGAGACGCTTAAACTCCAGACCGTcaccctgaaaacacacacacacgcacacacgcacacacacacacatcaacattttGCCTCACACAAAGAGCTTAATGCAGCTTTGTGATTCTGCAGCACTTCTCAGACAGTGACTCATTAGACTATTTTtcttgttaaagacagtaaataCTCTCTTCTGAAATGCGACAGCCCACCTTAGACAGTCTGAAGTCCAGCAGCACTCTCCGATTCATCTCCAGCAAATGCACTTTGAAGATGAGTTTGTTATTGCGTTTATCCAGTGTGCTCACCGTCACCTAAAAGACAGAGAGGTTCAGTGTCAAAGGGTGCATTTAACTTCTGTAAACATCTGAATCCTGCATACTTGAGTGCAGATGCACCTGTTTGTTGCAGGCGAGTTTGAAGCCGAGTGCCAGGCCGTCACAGGCGTCTTTCAGGGCAGCTAAGGAAGTGTCAGCATTCACGTTGGTGAAGAAACGGGTCATTCTCCGCACTAATCTTTGCCACGGCGACTTCACACAGACGGTAAGGAGAAGTTGAGACGTGAAAAACTGACAGCATTCATGCATCTATGCAGCATTTTACAGCAGAATTTCATAAAATATAAAGTTCTGTAAAAGCGATCCtgagtctgtgctgctgaaaattaGCACACAAGCTCAGATATATTCTATAAAGAAATTATAAACTGATACAGCTCTGAGCATGTGAATTACCTGACTGGCTCCCGGTGTGCCCAGTAGCTGACTACCCAGCAGCATGTGCTCTGGCTTGGTGGGCTGAGAGAAGCTGACTTGACCGTCGCTTTGGCCGATTAACAACATGGCTTCCCAGCCTCCTGCCGCAATATCAGGCTGAGAGCTGGAAAACTGCATCCTGTCATCACTACGGAGGGAAGGGTGGGGTCTTAAGATCACAGgctcaaaaataaaaacacctgtcaggtatttaaaaaaaaaaaaagctcttacCTGTTGGCCCGGGATATAAGACCCGCATCTGATCGAAGGAGTTTGTTTCCTCCAGAGCCCAGAGGTGGCTGCTTtacacctgcagagacacacatcaGTCCAGTGAACATACAACTTCAAGATGAACTGATTCTATTGTACTCATACTGACACTTGCCTTGAGTAAACCAGCGGTCTTTCTGTATGTCTGCGATGGTGACGCGTGCATCTGGACTGGCCAGCAGTAACTTGGACAACAAACCTGAAGAGAGAAGTTGAATGTGAATTAAATACATTTCCGAGACCATTCCAAGCATGCAGCATTAATACTTCTATAATTTAGACTTACTAAGAGGCATTGGTTGTATTTTCTTCCAGGGAGGTAGGTATGTTTTCTTTTGAAGCCAGTCTGAATACTCTTGGCAGCTCTCAGTGGGCTGGTCCCACGGCAactctgaaaaagaaagagtgacCAAAGGTTTCCTCACATACAGAgcatacagacagacaatcaGGACAGACAGTCCTCTGACCATACACCGTCCATAAGACCAGCATGCAGCTGTCCCTTTTAGCTCACACAGCAGCTTCGCTGTGACATTATAACGTTGACAATACTAAGGCTGTTGTATTGTGTCGACCCTTTTGCAAACACAAACTTTGCGATCTTACCTCCAGCCAGCATGGCAGTAAGGACTATCCCACAAGCCCAGATATCTGCAGGCTGAGCTTTGTACTCTGTTTGGCTGAGAAGCTCCGGAGCCACATAAGGAAGAGTCCCACAGAGTCGGTTCAGGAGACGCTCTCGTCCTTTGAAACGGAACATGGTGGCCAGTCCAAAATCTGTCAGCTTCAGGTTatctgaagaaaagaagaacagcAGATGGTTATAATGAATGCAAACCAAAGTTATTCCTTTGATACGCTGATACACGCATTTCCTCACCTTTGTCATCGAGCAAAATGTTCTCTGGCTTTATATCCCTGTGGGTGATGCCAGCGGTGTGGAGATATTCCTGCAAAAGTACAAATGAGAATttaagaaaagcagcaggtgCAGAAggacacatcaacacacagatCTGCTTCACTCACCACAGCTGCTATTAGCTGCTGGAAAAATCTGTGAGCATCTTTCTCTGCCATCCCCACATCAGGCTCTGAAATACAAGTGCgagaacattttaaaaacctGAAATGAATAAGCACCATCCAAATACTCAGCAGCATTTCTAGAAAGCAGCTGCACACTGATGTATCATGTTAAGGGAGCAATATGTAAGAATCGTGTCTTGTGATACCATTTTACATCTCAAGTGAGTCACTGCAGCGTCCAGTCTGCCCTCATTCCAACAACGCTAAGGTGCCTTTCTTGCCAGATTTGGCTCCTGGTAACGCAGGGCTCACTCTGCCGTAAGCTCCAGAGGTGGGCGCAAACTGATGCCTTGTCTCCAAGTGACAAATGGGAATGtgaatttttgaaattggtccagtcCCTCCGAGCGTTTGCACACAATCAATGCACGTGCACAGTGTCTTTTAGTGGGGCTTTaaacaggctcagattgttattataagtgtctgacaacacgatggaaaggatccctacagagatggacctttttgttaaagagtaagatcttTTTTGTCTAACCAGAAACAAAGCCAAAGCCACCAGagtccattcacaaaaacaataattttaGCATCGTAAAACATACTTCATTAGAACTAGCCAGAAACAAGATAAAACTCATCAAAACATTCCTTGCTCATCTTTCACGTTTCAGACATTCTCTACCAACTCTAGTTTGgttgaaacacatttttccattcACCGGACTGCAAGAGAAGCAAGAGGGAGGGCAAGAGAAGCGATGGGGGAAACAGCCTGTAGAGCCAGAGTATTTTCACACCTAAATCTGGAATTATGCACATTCAGTGTGGCTACACGacagtgctgcttttcttccacAATTGAATACTGACTTCTTGGTCACATCCTTCAGGAAAGCAATCCCATGTCTCACCGATTCGGTCAAACAGCTCTCCTCCGGTGCAGTATTCCAAGAACAGGTACATGGTCGCACCTTCCTTACGATGGCCAAAAAAACGTACAATGTTGGGGTGGTTCAGCATCTACCAAAAAGTTTTAAAAGTGTAATTAATTTCAAACCAATAATCATTCAGAAATCACAACAG
This region of Chaetodon trifascialis isolate fChaTrf1 chromosome 16, fChaTrf1.hap1, whole genome shotgun sequence genomic DNA includes:
- the LOC139344721 gene encoding complement factor B-like, with amino-acid sequence MGFSIHWSWFAALSCLLLMAGEVRCDCTETNMQIEGGHYKLTKKLETGSLLIYECPEGYYPFPASTRRCQSNGSWKPTPKRFAPQRCRLAECPDPSVLENGDVSPPQEKYFVDNETVYECYSGYTMRGSSRRVCLPNGKWSGSTPICSRDSGDNCADAGVPAGASRTGSTFGIGDTVTYSCNGNLFLVGSSERVCQENGQWTGKEPACYYKHTYDTPLEVSEAFGSAIKDSLTTLEPVDYTEDGRKIRISNNGTLNIYIAVDISESIEEEHINHARHAISKLITKISSFTVSPNYEIVFFSCEIFEVVNILDFFDNKIKLSTIKDELENFQTDGKHTLGTDLNSVFRTFLERMAIIRHRVGEEAFKEHRHVLILFTDGAYTLGGSPASTVAKIKNFVYMDQASESGIESREEYLDIYIFAIGAEIFDNDLQPLTVGTGGSHYFRMKNIENLQETFDEIIDEEAVKGLCGLHKGYETASRDSKRKMYPWMAFIIIQSGAFSKKCFGSLVSPQFVLTAAHCFAFGDLPEHITVEIDDGQGKVKKVKNFFIHPNYNVNAKVNEGVKEFYDYNVALIQLERDVQISSAVRPICIPCTQETSNALKLVGDSTCKQQEQLLFKNYLEKLTFLTRTGNVVNEKDVHAKLGDNRDDCIKHALQAEGITTKNVKDVVTDNFLCTGGRTPFRDHIACTGDSGGAVFKNYEHRTIQVALVSWGTKIMCRAGGLVESDDTSRDFHINLFRVIPFLKSILGNDNQDEYAPLQFLES
- the chek1 gene encoding serine/threonine-protein kinase Chk1 — its product is MAVPFVQDWDLIQTLGEGAYGEVRLLVNRQTEEAVAVKVIDTSQAKECAENVKKEVCVHKMLNHPNIVRFFGHRKEGATMYLFLEYCTGGELFDRIEPDVGMAEKDAHRFFQQLIAAVEYLHTAGITHRDIKPENILLDDKDNLKLTDFGLATMFRFKGRERLLNRLCGTLPYVAPELLSQTEYKAQPADIWACGIVLTAMLAGELPWDQPTESCQEYSDWLQKKTYLPPWKKIQPMPLSLLSKLLLASPDARVTIADIQKDRWFTQGVKQPPLGSGGNKLLRSDAGLISRANSDDRMQFSSSQPDIAAGGWEAMLLIGQSDGQVSFSQPTKPEHMLLGSQLLGTPGASQSPWQRLVRRMTRFFTNVNADTSLAALKDACDGLALGFKLACNKQVTVSTLDKRNNKLIFKVHLLEMNRRVLLDFRLSKGDGLEFKRLFVKIKQKLGDIISTQKAT